The genomic segment CGTACGGGAAAAAGCGCAAGAAATTCTTGCGCTGTCAGAGGCAAGCGAGACCCTGCTACTTGTCCGGATAGGATCAAGTAGCAACGGCTTGCGCCTCGCCCGAGGAAAGCACGGGAAGAAAGAATCTTTGTCCTGCACCATTCTTGAATCGTTCATGATACTGTACTTTGTCCGTTTTCAATCTAATCCGATCTATTCGAGAACGGCATTCGACAGAAACGCACCTGCTCAAAAGATCCGCTTCTCGTGACTCCTACGGGAAAAAGCGCAAGAAATTCTTGCGCTGTCAGAGGCAAGCGAGACCCTGCTACTTGTCCGGATAGGATCAAGTAGCAACGGCTTGCGCCTCGCCCGAGGAAAGCACGGGAAGAAAGAATCTTTATCCCGCAACATTCTTGAATCGTTCATGATACTGTACTTTGTCCGTTTTCAATCTAATCCGATCTATTCGAGAACGGCATTCGACAGAAACGCACCTGCTCAAAAGATTCGCTTCCTGTGACTCCTACATGAAAAAGCGTAAGAAAAGCTTGCTCTGTCAAAGGCAAGCACGGGAAGAAAAAACCTTCATACGCAACATTCTTAAATCGTTCTCTACGCAAAATAAAAAAAGGTAACCCCCACAATTAAGTGAATGGTTACCTCATCGCTTGACGATTTGTGCCAAACAAGCATTTCTTATTTTCCTAAGTTATCGAGCATGATGCCTGTCCCGCGTGCGACACATAACATCGGATCTTCTGCAATCAAGACCGGTAACCCTAGCTCTTTTGCTAACAACTGATCGATTCCGTCGAGCAATGCCCCACCACCCGTTAAGATGATGCCGCGGTCGATAATATCTGCTGCGAGTTCCGGTGGTGTCTTCTCGAGAACCCGTTTTGTCGCTTCGACGATTTCCATCGCTGATTCTGCGAGTGCTTCATGAATTTCTTGTGAGCTGACCGTAATGTTATGCGGCAGCCCTGTGACGAGGTTGCGTCCTCGAATGTCCATCTCTTCCTGACGTCCGTCTTCTGAGACCGTTGCGACCGTCATCTTGACGTTTTGCGCCGTCCGTTCACCGATGATTAACTTATGCCGACCTTTGATCGCCCGAATGATATCGTGATCAAATCGATCTCCTGCAACTTTGATCGTTTCGCCACAGACGATATCTCCCATCGAGAGTACCGCAACATCCGTCGTCCCACCACCGATGTCGATGACCATATGTCCCGCAGGCATCCAAATGTCCATCCCGGCTCCGACCGCGGCCACTTTCGGTTCGACTTCGAGGAAGACGGTTTTCGCACCCGATTTTTCTCCTGCCTGACGAATCGCTTTTGCTTCGACTGTCGTGATGCTCGCTGGTGTACAAATCAACATCCGAACGCCACCGAACATGCTGCGGACCTCAATTTTATCGATAAAGTGACGTAACATCGCTTCCGTCATCTCGAAATCTGCGATCACACCATCTTGGAGCGGACGAATCGCGACGATGTTTCCTGGTGTCCGGCCTACCATTAAATGTGCTTCCGTACCTACTGCATGAATTTTGCCGGTCGCTTTATCAATGGCGACGACTGAAGGTTCATCGAGGACAATTCCTCTTCCCTTTACATGAATGACGACATTGGCAGTTCCTAAATCAATTCCGATATCTTTTGAAAACATCTCGCGTGATCTCCTTTACCAGCTGGCTATTATTCCATAATTTAGAACATCGTTTGGACGTCTAACCCATTTATGTATACATACCTTTCAATTTTAGCACAGGCAAGCAAAAAGAGACGACTTTCTTTTTCAGAAAGTCGTCTCTCGTTAATGAAATGGAATAATAGCTTAAGATTAAAGCTTTGTCGCTGCCGTTTCTTCGACAACCGCTGTTTCTTCCGTGATGCGCTCGACATCTGCGCCAAGGGCTTGCAGTTTCAAGTGGAAGTCAACGTATCCACGATCAATGTGATGGAGTGCACCGACACGTGTTTCGCCTTCAGCAATCAAACCAGCTGTGACGAGCGCTGCACCAGAACGAAGGTCTGTTGATAAGACTTCTGCTCCTTGAAGCTGAACTCCACCTGTGATGATTGATGAGCGTCCTTCGATTTTGATATCAGCATTCATACGGCGGAATTCTTCCACGTGCATGAAGCGGTTTTCGAAGACCGTTTCCGTGATGACCGATGTTCCTTCCGCTTTTAAGACAAGCGCCATCATCTGTGCTTGAACGTCTGTCGGGAAACCAGGGTGTGGCATCGTCTTCACGTCGACAGCAACCAATTTCTTAGGTCCGACAACACGAAGCCCTTCTTCTGTATCCGATACTTGAACACCCATCTCTTCCATTTTTGAGATCAATGGACGAAGATGCTCACGCTCAGCACCGATGACTTCGACGTCACCTTCTGTGATTGCAGCTGCAATCATGAATGTTCCGGCTTCGATCCGGTCTGGAATCACGTAGTGGTTGCCACCATGTAATTTTTCGACACCTTCGATGCGGATCGTTTCCGTACCTGCGCCACGGACTTTCGCACCCATCGCGTTCAAGAAGTTCGCGAGGTCGACGATTTCAGGTTCTTTCGCAACGTTCTCGATGACTGTCGTGCCTTCAGCGAGTGTTGCCGCCATCATGATGTTTTCTGTCGCACCGACAGAAGGGAAATCAAGATAGATTTTTGCACCTTGGAGACGACCATCGACTTGTGCTTCGACAAAACCGTTTCCGATGATTGTTTTCGCGCCCATCGCTTCGAATCCTTTTAAGTGAAGATCGATTGGACGTGATCCGATTGCACAGCCACCCGGCATCGCCACGCGTGCGCGACCGAGACGTGCAAGGAGTGGACCCATGACAAGAATCGATGCCCGCATTTTACGAACGTATTCAAGTGGTGCTTCGTCTTTTAGTTCCGGTTCTGCATTGACGGTAACCGTGTTCGCTTCTGCATCGAATTCGACTTGTGCGTTTAAGTTCCGTAAGACATTGTTGATTGTATAGACGTCTGCGAGACGTGGTACGTTTTGAAGGACCGATTGACCTTCTGATGCGAGCAATGTCGCAACCAACGTTTTTAAGACTGCATTTTTTGCACCTTCTACTTTGACTGTTCCAGCTAATTTACGTCCGCCACGGACAACAATTTTTTCCATTACCCATACTCCTCTGCTTCGTTTCTTTTCTATTCGTACAATTCGTGATTGGTGTTGATCATAGTTGAAAAGTCAACGAATGATAGAAAGAAACTTTCCTATAGTTATCTCTCGTGCCAAAAGCCAATACGATTTTCAGTGTCATAATCAATGTGTTTCTTCATTATAAGAATACTATCCTTTTCCATACTAATTCAGATGACCAAATTAGGGTTTACAAGGAAGTTACAAGTTCAGCCTACTAAAAATTGAAGACGTTGGGCGAATCCTGAATACTCCAGCAAAAAGCGACCGACGAGGGAACCGAGTGCAATCGCAAGCAACGTCCGTAACGCAATGGCGTGTGGACCTTTAGGATGTTGGAGGATTTTTTCCCACTTGACTGGTAAGAGTGACCACCAGGCAAGGACAATTGCCATTACATAGACAAGCATACTTACTAAAGCACTTAAACCAATTGACGTCACGCGCTTGCACCTCTTCTTCGTGTTTTCTTCAACCTTACCATGATTTCACAAAATGAATGATTTCGCAAACAAAAAAGCACAATACGCATTTATTTTAGCGCATAAAATATATTTATTAAAGATGATTGTCACAATTTCTATTGAAGTAAGGATGAAAAGTTTGTGAATAAGAGGTCTATATGGTACTTTTACTATTTTTCGCCATCTTAAACCTGAATCGCCTTAATCCTAACGAAAACGCTGTTAAATTGACGTTTTCTACAAAAAAAGACCCGATTTCCACGAGGGAAACCGGGTCTTTTACTTGAATCAATCGCGACCGTAGTCTTTTAAATCGAGACGGTTAATTGCCCGTTTCAATGAAAGCTCTGCGCGTTTGAACTCAAGATCTGATAATTTCGTGTCCTGGAGACGTCGTTCTGCACGAACCTTCGCAGCCGCAGCACGGTCATAATCGACCTTATCTGCTTGCTCCGCTGTTTCTGCAAGAACCGTTACAGTATCCTGGCGCACTTCCATAAAGCCACCGCTGATAGCGATCAACGTGCGTCCGCCATCTTCGTGGCGCAACTTCAAGATGCTGATGTCGAGTGGTGTTACGAGTGGGACGTGGTGCGGGAGAACCCCGATCTCACCAGAAATCGTCTTCGCAACGACCATACGGACATCGCCATCATACACTTCGCCATCCGGGGTGACGATATTGACATGAAGTGTGTTCATCTCAAGTCCCCCTTATGCTTTGTCACTTAGACAAGCGCCTTCGCTTTTTCAATCGCATCTTCGATCGGACCGACGAGACGGAATGCTTCTTCCGTTAAGTCATCGTGTTTACCATCGAGGATTTCTTTGAAGCCGCGGATCGTGTCCTTAACTGGGACGTACGATCCTTTTTGTCCTGTGAACTGCTCAGCTACGTGGAAGTTCTGCGACAAGAAGAACTGGATACGACGCGCACGGTGAACACTTAACTTGTCATCTTCCGACAACTCGTCCATACCGAGGATTGCGATGATATCTTGAAGTTCTTTATAACGCTGAAGTGTTTCCTGAACTTGACGTGCTACAGCGTAATGCTCTTCACCGACGATTTCAGGTGAAAGGGCACGTGATGTAGATGCAAGTGGATCCACGGCAGGATAAATACCCATCTCAGAGAGACGGCGCTCAAGGTTCGTCGTTGCATCTAAGTGAGCAAACGTCGTCGCAGGAGCCGGGTCAGTATAGTCATCGGCTGGTACATAAACCGCTTGGATTGATGTAACCGAACCTTTGTTTGTTGACGTGATACGCTCTTGGAGCATACCCATCTCTGTTGCAAGTGTTGGTTGGTAACCAACGGCAGATGGCATACGACCGAGAAGGGCGGATACTTCTGAACCAGCTTGCGTATAACGGAAGATGTTATCAACGAAGAGAAGAACGTCTTGTCCTTGCTCATCACGGAAGTACTCAGCCATTGTCAAACCAGTCAAGGCAACACGAAGACGTGCACCCGGTGGTTCGTTCATCTGACCGAAGACCATCGCTGTTTGTTTGATAACGCCTGAATCCGTCATCTCATGGTACAAGTCATTACCTTCACGTGTCCGCTCACCAACACCTGCGAATACCGAGATACCGCTGTGCTCTTGGGCGATGTTGTTGATCAATTCCTGGATGAGGACGGTCTTACCTACACCGGCACCACCGAAGAGACCGATCTTACCACCTTTGATGTAAGGAGCAAGTAAGTCAACGACTTTGATTCCTGTTTCAAGGATTTCAACTTTTGTTGAAAGGTTATCGAACGTTGGTGCTTTTTTGTGAATCGGAAGACGTTCCACGCTTGCATCAAGTTCTTTTTCGTCAATTGGGTTACCGAGTACGTTGAATACGCGACCGAGCGTCGCTTCACCGACGGGTACCGAGATTGGAGCACCTGTATCCAGGACTTCCACTCCACGGCGTACACCATCCGTCGAATCCATCGCAATGGTACGGACGACATCGTCACCAAGGTGTAATGCGACCTCAAGCGTTAAGTCGATAGCCACTTCTTCTACAGTTTGCGGCGTATATTGAATACGAAGCGCGTTGTAGATGTTCGGTAAGTGTCCCTCTTCGAACTTAACGTCGATGACAGGTCCCATGACCGCGACGACGCGGCCTTTAAAACCGAGTTCGTTCATCGTGTTTCCTCCTACCTATCATTACGTCCTTGGGGCTTACTGCTGCGCAGCTGCTCCACTGACGATCTCTGTGATTTCTTGCGTGATTGCAGCTTGTCGAGCTCGGTTGTAGACGAGAGTCAATCGACCGATCAAGTCATCTGCGTTATCTGTCGCACTTTGCATTGCTGTCATACGTGACGCATGTTCTGCTACTTTCGCGTCAAGAAGCGCACCGAAGATCAAGCTTTCCGCATAACGCGGAAGGAGTTCAGAAAGGATTTGCTCCTCACTTGGCTCATACTCATAAGTCGTCGAAGAAGAAGCTTCGATTTCTCCGAGTGGGAGAAGGGTTTCGACTTTCACTTCTTGGCTGATGACAGACAAGAAATGGTTGTAGCTCAGCTTGAGTTCGTCGATTTCACCGTTCGTGAACGCACTCACTGTACGCTTCACGATTTCAGCTACATCAACATACGAAGGAGAATCGTTGAGTCCTGTGATCGCATCCGTGACCAAGATTCCGCGTGAACGGAAGAACTGGACACCGACTTTACCGACCACGTACAGAACGTAACTGTCCGTAGTGTGCTTTTCTTTGATTTCCCGGTAGACTTCACGCAGCACGTTGGCGTTATATGCACCAGCTAAGCCGCGATCCGATGTGATGACGATAAATCCAGTCTTTTTGACGGGACGTTTCTCGAGCATCGGATGGCTCGCACCTGTCGTGCCATTCGCAATGGTTCCGAGAACCTCCTGCATTTTCAGCAAGTAAGGCTGGAACTTCGCGCTATGTGCTTGAGCGCGGTTTAGTTTCGACGCCGAAACCATGTTCATCGCTTTCGTGATCTGTTTCGTACTTTTCGTCGAGTTAATCCGCGTTTGTATCTCGCGCAACGATGCCATTTCGATTCACCACCTTGTTAGTATCAAGAGCGTTCAGGCGAAGCCTAAGAGTTAACCCTTAGACTGTCGCTTGGAACGTTTTCTTAAATTCTGAGATTGCTGTAACGAGTTCTTCGTCAGCCGGAAGGTTACCTGTTTTACGGATCTCATCGCAAAGCTGTTTGCGGTTTTGATCGAGCCAGAGGTTGAGTTCCTTTTCAAAACGACGAATATCCGTAACGGCAACATCATCAAGGTGACCACGAGTCAAGGCATAGATGATGATGACTTGCTTGTCGACAGTCAACGGTTGGTTAAGATCCTGTTTCAGAACCTCTACTGTCCGCTCACCACGGTTAAGCTTCGATTGTGTCGCTTTATCAAGGTCAGATCCGAACTGTGAAAAGGCTTCGAGCTCACGGTAAGAGGCGAGGTCAAGACGGAGCGTACCCGCTACCTTCTTCATCGCTTTTACTTGAGCCGATCCACCAACACGCGATACCGAGAGACCCGGGTTGATCGCTGGACGGACACCTGAGAAGAAGAGATCCGATTGAAGGAAGATTTGACCATCCGTGATCGAGATAACGTTCGTCGGGATGTAAGCCGAGATATCCGACGCTTGTGTCTCGATGAATGGAAGTGCTGTTAAGCTACCTGCGCCAAGCTCGTCGTTCAATTTCGCCGCACGCTCAAGAAGGCGTGAGTGAAGGTAGAAGACATCCCCTGGGTAAGCTTCGCGGCCTGGTGGACGCTTCAAGAGAAGCGAAAGCTCACGGTATGCAGCGGCTTGTTTTGAAAGATCATCATAGATGACAAGCACGTGCTTGCCGAGATCCATGAAGTGTTCACCCATCGCTACACCAGCGAATGGTGCGAGGTAAAGAAGTGGTGCCGGCTGTGAAGCAGCGGCAGAAACGACGATCGTGTAATCAAGTGCACCGTTTTTACGGAGTGTTTCAACAACACCACGGACTGTTGATTCTTTTTGTCCGATTGCGACGTAAATACAAATCATGTTTTCTTCTTTTTGGTTGATGATTGTATCGATGGCGATCGACGTTTTACCTGTCTGACGGTCACCGATGATCAACTCACGTTGTCCACGACCGATTGGAACGAGGGCATCGATTGCCTTGATTCCTGTCTGAAGTGGTTCGTGAACCGATTTACGTGCCATAACGCCAGAAGCTTTACGCTCGATTGGGTTATAGTGTTCCGTTTCGATTGGACCAAGACCATCGATTGGCATACCGAGCGGGTTAACGACGCGACCGAGCAATGCGTCCCCTGTTGGTACTTCCATGATGCGTCCTGTACGGCTAACTGAATCGCCTTCTTTAATATCAAGGTAGTCACCAAGAATGATGATACCAACGTTGCCTTCTTCTAAGTTTTGCGCCAAGCCCATTGTGCCGTTAGCGAATTCTACGAGCTCTCCCGACATGACGTTGTCGAGTCCGTGTGCACGAGCGATACCATCACCAATTTGGATGACCGTACCCGTCTCGTTCACTTCCATCGTAGAACCGTACTGCGCGATACGCGCTTTAAGCAGGGCGCTGATTTCTTCAGCTCTAATGCTCATGCGTTTCACCCCTATTTTCTTACGCTTTTAACAGCTCACGCTCAAGTCGCGTTAGTTTCGTTTCGATCGTGCCGTCATATGTCGTGTAACCGATTTGGACGCGAAGTCCTCCGATTACATTCGTATCAACAACATTTTCTACTTCAAGCGTTTTACCTGATTTTTGGCCGAACGTTTCTTTCACTTTCATGAGTTCCGCGTCTGACAATTTGTATGCACTCGTCACGACGGCTGTCGCAACGTTACGGTGTTCATTCAATAACGCAATGAAATGCTCCGGCAAAGATAATACTTCCGCCGCACGGTCGTTTTCGACCATGACGAGGATGGTATTCAAGACAATCGTGTTGAATCCAGTGAAGCTCGTCTGTAAGACTAACTTCAGCTCTTCCGCAGAAATCGATGGGTTACTTAAAACCGATGCGAGCTCTGGTGTTGCGTGGAGCACTTCGCCGAGCGTCCGCACATCAGCTTCTGCTTGCTCGAGCACATGATGCTCAAGCGCAAGATCGAAGAGCGCTTTTGCGTAGCGTCCCGCTACGTGATCACGCATTAGTTCGTGCCCTTAGTGTCAGCAAGGAATTGATCAACGAGCGCGCGTTGAGCGGCTTCGTCTGTCGCAAGCTGTGTTTTCATGACGTGGCGTGCTGCAGCGATTGCTTGAAGAGCAACATCGTTCTTCAAAGCAGCTTGTGCTTCAGCGCGTTCACGGTCGATCGCACGGCGAGCTTCTTCCTTACTCATTTCTGTTTCAAGACGTGCCTGCTCCATCGCACGTGCTTGTTCTGCCTCAGCTTGACGGCGTGATGATTCTAATAAGTCACGTGCTTCCGTACGTGCCTTATTTAATTCTTCTTGTTGTTGTTCTACATAGACTTCAGCGTCTTTACGACTTTTTTCAGCCGAGTTGATCTCGCTAGCCACATGCTCTTCCCGCGCTTTCATCATGTTGATGAGCGGGCCCCATGCGAATTTCTTCAAGAGGATGAGGAGCAAGAGGAAAACGACGATCGTGACGATCATATTGCCGAGTAAGAGATTTTCTGCATTCGCAGTATCCGTTTCAGCAGCAAGATACGTTAGATTCATTCGATTACACTCCCCTCGTGGTTGGTCCTACTTCAATTTCTACATAAGGGAGCCAAAGCTCCCGTGACGGTTCACTCTTGTCGAACGAATAACGCCCTATGTAGCTCGTTTCTTAAAAATTATGGATTAAGAGTTGAGGAGAAGGAAACCGACCGCTACACCGATGATTGGAAGTGCCTCAACGAGACCGATACCGATGAACATTGTTTGACGAAGTTCGTTTTTGAGTTCTGGCTGACGTGCTTGTCCTAATACTGTACCGTTTACGATAAGACCGTTACCGATACCAGCGCCAAGTGCGCCGAGTCCGATGATGATCGCTGTTGCAATAAGTTCCATTATAAATTGCCTCCCTAGATTGTGTTCGAAATTTTGGTCGTGCGATTATCGGAAAAGCAGATGCTTTACCTTCGAATTAATGGTCGTGCGCTGCCTTATGCCCGATGTAAACCATCGTTAAGATAAGGAAGATGTACGCTTGGATTGCTCCGATGAAGAGTGAGAATCCTTGCCAAATCAGCATTGGAATCGCAGAAAGGATGACACCGACTGGTCCGAGGAATTGGAAATCGTTCGTTCCAGTGACGATTCCGATCGAGAGAATGATTCCGATCATGATTTCACCAGCGAAGATGTTACCGTAAAGACGAAGACCGAGTGTCAACGTGTTTGCGAATTCTTCAATGATGGTAATAATAAACATCGGCGTCATAAACGTTTTCGCATACGAGCCGAAGCCACGCATTTTCACACCGTAATAATGGCTCATGACCACTACCATAGATGAAAGTGCAAGTGTCACGTACGGATCCGCAGTTGGTGAGTTGAACCAAATGTAGTGACCCGTCACAACGTTAAAGGGAAGACCCATTAAGTTGGACACGAGGATGAATAGGAACAGTGTCATTCCGAAAGTAAGGAAGCGACCCCCTGTTTTCCAATCCATTGTGCTGCTGATGATTCCGCGAACGAATTCGAGGAACCACTCTAGCGTGTTTTGAAAACCGGTTGGCTTCATCGCGAGACGTCGCGTACCGGCCACGGCAATCAGGAAGACGAGAGCAGCTGCTATCAGCACTGTGATCACGTTTGTCCAGCTACCGTACAGAACGAAGTCGCCCCAGAGTGGGATTTCGTAAAGTGGCATTTCGTGGTTCATTTGACTATTCACCTCTTTTCCCGCTTAAGTTCGTGAGTCAAGAACTCACAAAATTGTATGACGTGGCCGGCGAGAAGGCCTATTACCACCGCAGTTAATGACAATTCGGTTTCGTACTTCAAACCGATCATCACACAAAGTACCGCGACCGCCATGCGTGATACGGTCCCTCGAGACATCGGCTTGCGCCCACGCTCGATTACACGATACATTCGATCGACGCTTAAGCGTTGCAGCGTCAAAATCATGAAGCTACCTGCCCCACCTAATGCCAGCCCATAAATCACTGGATCACTCGGATAGCCGACAAGTAACAGAACGGCAAGGATTCCATAATAGAGTCCAAACCATCGTAAGTACGCACGATACAACGCATCTTGAAGGATGATGTTCATGTCTTGTCTCCTAACAAGTGCCTGATCATTGCGATCATGCAAAGAATGCCGATGAAAATCCCGATGAACACTGAGAATGTCGCTCCCATCTTTTGCCACCAGTCTTGCTGTTCCCCATAGTTCCCAACAAGGAAGCCGATGACGATTGGTGCGGCAAGTGCCGTCGAAATTTGCGAGGCCATGACCATACTCGTTGCGAGCCCTTTTTGGCGCACTAGAGACGACCCCCTTTTCCCAATTGCAGGTTCTTTTTCTTTCCCACAATTTGCGGATTTTCATACTAGTCAAGAATACAATGAGAACCATTTCATAGTCAAATGAATTCACAAATAAAATAGACCGCTGAAACCATTGTATATCAACGATTGATAAGGTTTTCACAGAGGTACCCCATCCACCTCTTTTCACGAAGATGTGAAGAAAATATGTAGTACTATCAACGTTTAAAGAGATGGTTCACTTGATGAACAAAACCATTGAACAGTAACGTTATATCGCGTTCTGGGATGAGAAACAAGCCATCTAAAATAGATTTGTGTCGATTTTGTGAAAAAGTAATTTTTGTTCAAGATTGGAAGCGCTTTCGATTTGGGACAGAAAAACGCTCCTGACATCTGTTTGTAACAAAGGATTTAAAGCATTTCCAATTTGTCTGTTGTGTTGCTTGTCACAGCTTGAAATGTCATGAATGAATTACAGGTTTTAAGGTCAGCTCGGTGATTTGGATTTTACATTTTCTTCACAAACAGGTAGATTGAGGTGTTTGTTTCTTTCTTAAAGATACATTGATGTATGTTTACTCACTACTTCTTGTTTAGTGATTATTGAATAGACCTTTCGCTATTTCCTCTCGCTTTCCTTGGGCGGGACGCAAGCCGCGGTCTTCCTGTCGGATGACCGGGTCTCGCTTGTCCCTGTCGGAAGCGGTCGCTTCCTCTTCCCATAGGAGTCGAGAGGAATTGCTCAAGGCTATTCAACTTACAAGTGAATAACAACACTACGCCTTGATCAAAATTTAGTAGAGCGTAATTGAAAAGGACGTACCCCGGTCGACTCGACTCCTACGGGAAAAGAAACCACAGTTCATCGTGGTTTCGTCAGAGGGAAAGCGAGGTCGACGGGAATGGCTGAGACAACTTACGGAAGTTAACCTTAAACGGAATCATTAAAAAGGACGCATCCGTTCGTCTTGATTCCCGTAGGAACGGCAAGATGTACGGAAACGCCCTAAGTAAACATTTTTGACTGGATTACTTCATTTTAGATATCTGCATGAAACGGTTCCGGCGCCTCACCTTGATTAAAGTGCGCTAAAATCGCTGCTGCAATCCGCTCCGACGCATGACCATCCCCGTAAGGATTTGAAGCGTGCGCCATTTTTGCATAGGCCGCTTCGTCTTCAAGCAACTCGCTCGCCATCCGGTAAATCGTTTCTTCGTCTGTCCCGGCAAGTTTTAACGTCCCGGCTTTGACGCCTTCCGGACGCTCCGTCGTATCGCGTAAGACAAGGACAGGTACGCCGAGCGAGGGTGCTTCTTCCTGGACGCCGCCGGAATCGGTCAGGATTAAATGGGCACGACTGGCAAAGTTATGAAAGTCGAATACATCGAGCGGCGGAATTAACGTGATGCGATCGTGTCCCCCAAAGATTTCAGCCGCTGTTTCCTGGACGACCGGATTCAAATGGACCGGATAGACGACGTGCACGTCCGGATATGTATCGACGAGTCGACGGATCGCCCGGAACATCTGATGCATCTTCTCTCCGAGGTTTTCTCTCCGGTGTGCCGTCATCAAGATCAGGCGCCGTCCGCCGACCGCTTCGAGCACAGGGTGGACATAATCCGGTTGGACG from the Exiguobacterium oxidotolerans JCM 12280 genome contains:
- the atpB gene encoding F0F1 ATP synthase subunit A, which encodes MNHEMPLYEIPLWGDFVLYGSWTNVITVLIAAALVFLIAVAGTRRLAMKPTGFQNTLEWFLEFVRGIISSTMDWKTGGRFLTFGMTLFLFILVSNLMGLPFNVVTGHYIWFNSPTADPYVTLALSSMVVVMSHYYGVKMRGFGSYAKTFMTPMFIITIIEEFANTLTLGLRLYGNIFAGEIMIGIILSIGIVTGTNDFQFLGPVGVILSAIPMLIWQGFSLFIGAIQAYIFLILTMVYIGHKAAHDH
- a CDS encoding AtpZ/AtpI family protein, which translates into the protein MRQKGLATSMVMASQISTALAAPIVIGFLVGNYGEQQDWWQKMGATFSVFIGIFIGILCMIAMIRHLLGDKT
- the wecB gene encoding non-hydrolyzing UDP-N-acetylglucosamine 2-epimerase; translation: MMPIKVMPIFGTRPEAIKMAPLVNALKQNPAFDVHVTITAQHREMLDQVLRMFEIEPDSDLNIMQPRQTLVDITTRGLEGLDLVMKDVKPDLVLVHGDTTTTFVGSLAAYYNQIAVGHVEAGLRTYNKYSPFPEEVNRQLTSTLADLHFAPTDQAAANLASENRYTGVYVTGNTAIDALQTTVQPDYVHPVLEAVGGRRLILMTAHRRENLGEKMHQMFRAIRRLVDTYPDVHVVYPVHLNPVVQETAAEIFGGHDRITLIPPLDVFDFHNFASRAHLILTDSGGVQEEAPSLGVPVLVLRDTTERPEGVKAGTLKLAGTDEETIYRMASELLEDEAAYAKMAHASNPYGDGHASERIAAAILAHFNQGEAPEPFHADI
- a CDS encoding ATP synthase subunit I; its protein translation is MNIILQDALYRAYLRWFGLYYGILAVLLLVGYPSDPVIYGLALGGAGSFMILTLQRLSVDRMYRVIERGRKPMSRGTVSRMAVAVLCVMIGLKYETELSLTAVVIGLLAGHVIQFCEFLTHELKREKR